One Populus nigra chromosome 16, ddPopNigr1.1, whole genome shotgun sequence genomic window, aaaaaaaattgcgcTTTTCCCCCATCTTTAAGACCATcggtgtttggttttttttatttccgatAAAAGTAGCTATGGAAAGAGGAATTACCAACGATCAATATTCCGACAGACGAATTATGTCGGTGATGTTGTCGATAAAAATGTTACTGATGAATTTTCTATCTAGCACCGACGGaatgaatccgtcggtaaaactgtttaatggtgtagtgagtataacaaaatatttataataaaagttCATCTATATAAGTGagaaaagttgttttttctttgagaattataaaaaaactaaaatttctaAAGTATTCATGAAACTAAGAGTTGTTCAAAAGTAAAATGCacacaaacaagagaaaaaaaaagatattaagtAGAGAACTATGTGAGTTCTGATGTCTTGGTTTACATAAAATGCTAAATAGTTTAAGGTATTGCTTTCACTAATTATCATAGTATAACATATAGTATTTCAATAAGGAAGGTTCAAAGTTAAAAGTTAGGTATCTTGATGTAgtagatatatatatactttttttatatgaatcttCGAGTCTTCATATACTAGTCATACAATTTCCATTCATTTGGAGGCTTGTTAgaaaaattgacttaaaacaTGGTTATTGGatatatttaaaactaatttaatcaTGGTATTCGCTCATAATTTAGGTTTGGGTTAAGACTTTATTGGAAATTATTATCCAACATAAGTACTTTGATAAGAAACATTACCAtgtttaaaatcaattataagtaaatgaaaaattgatttcaaTGAATTTTTAGTTAACATGTTGTTACAAACTTAAAAACCTTAATCTCACATTGAAATATTATAAGATTCTCTTAaggtttatataataaaaagttgaaaagttaaaattgaGTTTACTGAGCGCCAAAGCTTTTACATGAACATATCATATATCATAGGTCAAGTGGACTTTGGGTTTAAGTCACATAGTGCGCTCACTCCTCAATACAATACGGGACAAGCTCGGGCTAGGCTTGGATTGGGATTTATAGTCAAATAATTTGTTGGACTAAAAGAACTATTTTTTACTAGTCTATTAACTATACATGTTCATAATCAAATGAATCTACATGATTGATCAGTTGTCTATGTTTAATACTTGAACATATTAAAGTCCTAGACACGTGCTTTAAAGtcctaaatgttttttaaaaacatctttaatcttttttatttactaacaaATGCTAAGTTTAATTTTCGTAACttagaattaattataattgtcTTGTTACTTGCACAAATAGGGGTCGGGGGTTGTCCAAACTTTTATAGGAAATGGGTTGTCTAGCTAGCAATTAGGTAGCCTACAAGTACTCACagtcaaattaaaattcttgattTCTATTTGTCTTCTCATTACTTTCATCTCTCAAACAAAGTAACTTTACAATATCCAACAAAATAAACCAATCCATACTACTTGTATTGGTTCGTTTTACACAAATGGCCAATCATTTTCAATCACTGATAATCATCTATTCATGCTTCCTAGTGTGAATACCCAGTCAAAAGTTTTCTAGGATTAAcgatttatcaaaaaaaaaaatagaatcattAATGaagtcaaaaaatatttttgataaaaaaagaagaagtaaagaTTAAACTATGAAGAAGAGAAATTGATTTAgagataataaaaatttaaaataaagataaatgaataaaattaaattagagagGGGTGCAATTGAGTAATATTAAACAATGATAGTgggattaaatcaaataaaaagatgaaagagtAGATTCTAAAGTTAGAATTAAAGGAACTTAGGGCtatcatgcaaataaaaaaactacatattATCAATATAGGAATGGCTTCCTCGTGGCCGAccaaaaagagaggaaaaaaaaagatgaagacctTTTGACAATTGAGTTTGATAGGGATAAAAttacttgaaattaaaagttgGAAGAAAATTACGggtgtaattaaaagaaattgaaaaaacatggactAAAGTTAAATTTgtcaaatcccaaattaaaaaccctaactttTAGGGTTTAACCTAGACGACACGTCACTCAGATTTAATGAAGGGattaaatgacatgtcattcgGCTACCATTCACCTTCTTCCTTTGGTAGTTTTGGCTAATCGAGTAGGAATTTTTAGACGAATAAACATGACATCTCTGACCACCTCAAGGGCTGTAACTATCACTATTTGATTGAGAAACACCCCTTCTATAAAGATTGTCCTTGATACCATCACTGCATTAACAGATTCTAGACTAATCGAGTTGACACCTTCAAACCAGTGAACGTGAATCTATATGCTTCCAAATCGAGCAAGGTTGGATCCAAACGAAAGGTGTGCACCTCCTCTACCAACTTCAGGTGATAATCAACGACAATGACATTAGAATTGCTTCGACGAGGTTTCAAAAGTGGATAACTCGATCATTGATGATTGTGATACCCATTATTCAAAAACCATTCTTTTGTCATGTGTTCACACTTCAAAGTTCTCAGAGGGTCCTTATCAAGGGTTTAAAATTGCCCTCTCAAGATCAAATGGCTAAAAAACCTCACATTGACCTCCAGGTTttgtaaaaactatttttgagtTTGTTACAAAACCACCATTGCATAACCAGCTAAGGACATTGCCTTAACTATATGATTTTGaccttttttgtttcatttctttGCATCTGCATCTTTGCATGACATTTTTAGCTAATAATCTAgggttattttgtatttataacatatatttCAGTGTTTTAATCTTTCAGACCGAAACCTTTTTGTGGTCAAATTGTGGAGATTTAATGATAATCGAAGTAAATGAACCTTTAATTCTTTATCCATGAATGATTTCCAACCTTTCTATGCTTTTGATTTCATAAAATCTAGTCTAGATTAGTGTTCATGCTGTTGGAatttgtttgaatgtttttcatttgttcttcgtgttctttttttttaactctgtTTTGTCcaagaaattttgaatttttatgttttttggtgtttaatctatttttttttctttggttttgtttttgagttattttccGGTCAAACCAGGGTCTTTGATTCGGTTTATAGTCGAACAAAAGATTTTGGGTCAACCGAGTCGAATCAACATGGTCGAGTCAAAATCGACTCAAAGGGTTAAGACCCTATTTGGTTTGCAATTTTTATGCTAAAGAGTTTTTTGGTTTAAAGGTGTTTTTTGCAAACACCCCCTTAAACctattttgatagttttattacaaagaaaaataggtttttgtcaaacaaagtaaaaaaaataaataaaacatatatttttcttacatatagccaaaaatactttaaattatttgagcattttatatatatatatatatatatatatatatatatatataatacttcAGCATGTTTTAGAAAGGGCGTTGCAAGTTTGTAAGGTTTTCTAAAGGATTTTggcttatataaaaatattaaaaatttatttttgacaatagAATATAtgattcacttttaatataagaataaaaaatctacaaaatggttaatattcaaaatattattagggataGTGATTTATTATTACTCACCtttaatataaggattaaaaaaacttgtatggggttaatatctaaaatatttctaGGAGTACTACAACTTATTCACTCataatatattgataaaaaaactacaaggaattttatctaaaatattatttggaatgatTTGATAGccaaaaatttcaagtttatcCGAAACAAGCCTTTAtgataattgaggacatttcacCATTTCAGACTAAGTTCTTGACCTAAAAAAGCAGAGTTTGTTCATCGTAGCAAACCTGCCAAAGTAGGctgatagaaataaaaatattatcaaatcataacaaacaaagagaaaaaaataatgcagcttacctcaggtaaggcATACTAGAGGTACTAATACATTCTCTTAACACAACCAATCTCTTGCCTAGAATCTCGAAAAGACtggttagggttcctagtaatcATAATACTAGATGGTGACTCTCTTATCCAACCAAAGACCATCCAGAACATGTCCGGAAAGGGTTGTCGCGACATCACGCACCCACAAGGAGGGTATGACAtattgtattaattacattctagtcctcaatttctaaaatttatttacaatcaagtcatacttgattaatcaacatattttaatttctaaccaatggttcttatgtgtgtgacccattaggttcctTAATAATTTgactcaaatataaatcacaattctaaataaagtaggaataaataaattaaaaaaattaatttattatcaattcaataattgattgatttatatttgaagatcaagtacaattTCCAGCAACCTGTGATGATTCtctaaatattaagaaagtcataaataatttaacttaatttttatgtgaccagatttttattgtaattattatcctttcataaataatattttaatttaaacattataatATAGAATATGTTTACTATATCAAATCATGTAGAGCCTCGCATTGGTATGATCACCTAATTACTTCAAATATAAAATGTGTTTACTATATGAAATCAAGTAGAGGCTGGCGCTGATATGATCACTTTAGTCCTTCAATTCCCCTTAATAATTAACAACATCGAGAGTAATTTTGAGTGCAATGATAATAACCagacaaaaccaacaaattCATTCAAGGAGCTGCCCAGCTTTTATTcattcttaaattattattcatgATGACAAATCTGCAACACACGCTCCCATTATTGGAAACACAGTAACAAGCACCAAATGCTTAAAGCAAATCAAAGGGTGATGGAAACAACATAGATATTGTGATTTTATGTGGTTGAGGATCTTGGATCTTGGATCTTGATGGCGTAACGATGGCCTTGACCTATTTGCAACACGCGGAAATGGGCGGCGTAACGGTGGACTTGACCTCCCAGAGCTGGAAACACCCTTTAACAAAATCATAATAGCCACCCCTCAGTGCTAGAGCTCCCACTGCTATCCTTTCTTGAACATATGGGTATGTCTGTAAGTTTATCAGTGATAAATTCACAGCCTCCTGCATAACAGTGTTGCCTAAACTAATTAATATCACCAGCTTCATTTCAGCTATTGATTGATCACCAagttttgaataataattacCTTTTCACATTTATGGATCTGTTCAGGAAGTGGGAGATGCCCAAACTCAGCTTTGACCTTGGCCTTGGCAGGTAAACCGATTTTGACCCAATCATCTACGAAGTCACTGCAcataaattcatgaaataattcatttgaaTTTCCATCATTAATCATCACTTCTCCACATAACtcattttctttaagaaaaaaaaaaacaagaaagccaTACTTAGCAGTCGAACCATCCTCTGGGAGAGTCATAAGCCTCTCTATCCCACCACAGCGACTATGTCCAATGACCAAGATATTTTCTACCTGTCAAACTCTCTTGTAGTTAGCAATCAGGAATTCCTCTAATAAAATTGatgtataaagaaaaaaaggaagtgTTCAGGAGTTTAAGATGAACGTAAATTTACCCCCAAAGTCGCCACAGCATATTCAATAGTTGCTCCAACTCCAGAGTATCTCAACTGTGTGCCAGACCACCATATCAGTTACTTAATACATGCATGAATCATTGAGAATTAACGTCGATTAACTACTCATAAATAAGATTTCAGAATTCAGTTCTTGAGACCTGGTTAAATGCAGGAACCAGGTTAGCAATGTTGCGGACCATGAAGGCTTCACCAGGTTGGAAGTCCAGGACATGAGAAGGGCTAACCCGGGAATCAGAGCATGCGAAAACCAGAAACTGCACCATGGGATTATCTTAATAAtcgtttgatttaattattgattataCACCAAGAAATTAAACATTACCTTGGGGGACTGGCCTTCTGCAAGTTCCCGGTACAACTCTGGATACTTGCTGCAAGAGTAAATATCCAAGgaattaataatcataaaacCATACATATATAGCTATTGATCATTTGGTTGAGTTGCATTATCGTACTCAAATTTAGTGGTCTTGAAGCGATGAAACCCATCCAGAATTCTTCCAACTGGATCACAGTCATGGGGCCTTGTCCCTTGTAACTCACCAATCAGCTTCTCAATTTTTGTCTCAACCTCCTTGTTCAACTGGTCATCCTTTTCACTGCAAGcaagataataattatatataacccTCGCAGAAGTTTAGCCCTTGAATCCATTGGCCATCATCAGTTTTTGAACAAAATTGGAGATATAATTAGATATCTGTGTCAAACAAAACCAAGTAGGGTTATGGTTCATTTTTCAAGCGAGACAAACACATGACACTTTGGCAGTCATGTGTTTATTAACTTAGCTCCCTGAACGTTtggttaaattataattaatcccTTCGCCAGTTTATCTGATCAACCAGTCCTTGaacaaatcaatttcaattactTTTTACCTTTGTGACTTATAATCCAATTTTGTTCGAGGATTATAAACACTTTTACTCTTAATTCAACCAacataaaatgattaaaaagaacATTACTTATCAAGAAGCTTCTTCGATCCTTCAATAGCTCCTTCATGTGACAGATTACTCATGCCTGTATACCTACAcgacatcaaaataaaaataaaaataaaaacatttttatattgatattcaAAAATGAGAGGGcacgaaaaagaagaagaagacgaagaccTTTTGCTAGCTAGGAAGTGGAAAGTGGTCGATTGAATGTATATTGATATTCACTAGACAACTTGGGCACAATTTTGCAGCAAAATCAAGTTCTTATTTATAAGCAAGGTGCAGCATACATGTTAATTTCCTCGGGTGAGAGAATACTTGACAAAACAACATTATTGTTTAGAAGTAATATTTACAAACGTTTAACATCCATTGACA contains:
- the LOC133676360 gene encoding carbonic anhydrase 2-like — its product is MSNLSHEGAIEGSKKLLDNEKDDQLNKEVETKIEKLIGELQGTRPHDCDPVGRILDGFHRFKTTKFDKYPELYRELAEGQSPKFLVFACSDSRVSPSHVLDFQPGEAFMVRNIANLVPAFNQLRYSGVGATIEYAVATLGVENILVIGHSRCGGIERLMTLPEDGSTANDFVDDWVKIGLPAKAKVKAEFGHLPLPEQIHKCEKEAVNLSLINLQTYPYVQERIAVGALALRGGYYDFVKGCFQLWEVKSTVTPPISACCK